TGGCTGGAACTGGCAAGACGCTGATCTCTCTTGCCTGCGGATTGAGAAAGGTTGTTGACGAGAAAAAGTATGAAAGGCTTATGGTTGCCAGGCCGATCATCCCTATGGGACAGGATATTGGTTATCTTCCCGGCTCCATGGAAGAGAAGATTGATCCCTGGATGACCCCAATTTACGACAACCTCTATATGCTGTTCAACAACCGCCATACGGATCTGGAAGTATTCCTGAAGAAGGGTGAGCAACTTCAGGTGGAAGTTCTCAGCTACATAAGGGGAAGGTCCATACCGAACCAGTATTTCATAATCGACGAGGCTCAGAACCTCTCACCCCATGAGATCAAGACGATAATTACCAGAGTGGGGGAAAACACTAAGATAGTCATTATAGGAGACCCCTATCAGATTGACAATTCCTACCTCGATGCATACAGCAACGGACTTACATATGCTGCTTCGAGGTTGACAGACAAATCACTGGCGGGCCATATAACCCTGACTAAGGGTGAGCGTTCAGAACTTGCCAGCCTAGCGGCCGAACTGCTGTGAGGTCCTAATATGAATAAAACAGTGGAGTACGATCTCTTTGTCAGAATAAGGCCCGAAGATATTCATGTGCTCTGCTACATTGCCGAAGCCGAAGACAATCTAATGAACATCAGGCATGTCACAGATGAGGGCCTTCTCAAAATTATCGTTCCCGCAGATCTTCTTGATGAAGTGAAGAGCTTTCTGAAGAGCATTAGAAACCGTATCGATCTGGAAGTGGTGGAGATTCGTGCGAATCCTGGACATACTTGATAGCGCAGTACCAAACGACAAGGCGGAAAATGTCAGAGAAGTGGACTATGAAAGACTCCAGAAGCTCGGGTACAATACAATTCTCTTTGATTACGACAATACCATTGCAGTTTGGAGAGAGCCTTTCGATATGCGGAACAAACCCGTAATCGATAACCTAATCTCTTCAGGTATGAAGGTCGGCGTTGTAACCAACGGGCCCCAATCGAGAGTTAAGAATCTCAAGGATCTCTTTGGGGAAGAGCTGAAGGTATACCACTCGATGAGAAAGCCGGGCACGAAGGAACTGAGGAAGGTTCTTAGCGACATGAAATCGAGACCCGAAAAGACGGTCATAATTGGAGATCTCTTTTTCACAGACATTATTGCCGGAAATAGAATGGGTATGTATTCGATCCTTGTGGCGCCGCTGGTCGATATAAGCCAGAAGTGGTACAAGAGGTTGTTGGGGAAGATCACCATTGCCGCATATCTTGTATTCTTCTTCACAATTGGCTGGGTCTTCAGATTGGGAAGGCTGGCCACCCCACATCTCTTTGCCAATAGTGTAATGGATATAGATTTCGATTCTCTGAAGGAGTCCGGTCACAGACTCGTCATATTCGATTTCGACAACACTCTAGAGAGCTGGGGGGCAAGTACCGTCTCAAAAGAGAAGCGGTTGCTCCTGAACAGAGTTGAACGACTTGGTCTGAACATACTTCTGATTTCTAACGGGAAGGCCGACAGGCTCGGCAAAATAGACGAGGAACTCGATACAATTAAGGTTATTAGCCGGGCAAGGAAACCGTTGACATTCAAATCGAAACGAGTTTTGAAGGACTATGGAGTACCTCCGTACAAGACAGTAGTTGTCGGCGACCAGCTCTTTACGGATATTATCATGGGAAACCTTCTCGGAGCATACACGGTTAAAGTCGAACCGATCTCTGAAAAGGAGTTCTTCTGGACGAAGCTGGTCAGGAGAGTAGAGCGGATTCTCTTAAGCAAAATGAGGAAGCATCCCGAAGTGGAGGCGCTTGACAAATGAAATGTAATGGGTGCGGTGTTGAGCTGCAGCATGAGGACCCGGCCGGTTTGGGATACATATCCGAGTCGGTTATGGAATCAAGGTTCAATTCAGGAAAGGAGATCCTGTGTCGAAGATGTTTCCTTATGAAGCATTATAGTTCGCTGCCAGAGGGTAATATGGTTGCTCATTCGCTTGAGAATATGAAGGAGTATCTCCGTCTCGCTCACGATGTAATCTATGTAATTGATATCTCAGACTTTGACGGGACCTTCAGGAGGGACATCACGGACCTCCTGAAAGATCATTCCGTTCACTACATTCTGAACAAAATCGATCTGCTTCCCAGAGAGGTTAAAGTGGATGAAATGAGAGACTGGGCCTCGGGCATTCTCAAGGCGCCGGTGAGCAGAGTTAGGCCTGTCTCGGTTTTGGGACAATACGGACTGAACTCGCTTTTCGCCTATCTAAAATCCAGTGCGTGTGAGTACGTTTCGGTAGGAGTTACCAACGTTGGGAAGTCCTCACTCCTTAATGGTTTGATGCGTTCCGAAAAGATAACAGTCAGTCGTTTTCCCGGAACAACGGTAGAGGTGACATCGAGGACACTGTACAACTCTTCGGTTACCATTTACGATACTCCGGGAATATTCACGGAAGACAGATTGACCGATCTTCTGAGCGTTGAAGATCAGAGTAGATTTCTTCCCCGCAAGAAGCTGGTCAGATCGACCTTTCAATTCCACGAAGCCCGAACCGTTTTTCTGAGTGGGTTTGTGCGAATAGATGCGAAGAATGAGACCGATCCAGTGGGGATATTACATACCTTTGTTCCGGAGAGTGTTTCAGTCCATGAGACTAACTCGAATACCGGGGTCGAGGAATGGGATAGATGGTTTGGAGGAATTTTGAAACCTCCTTTTTCTAGTTCCGCAAGGAGTGAGTATAAGTGGAAGAGTGAGAAATTCAGACTGAGAACCGGTCAGGAGCTTCACATTTGCGGCCTTGGCTGGATAAACGTCGCTAAAGGTCCGATAACACTTGTTCTTACTACTCCGGAAAGCGTAACCCTGAAAGTGAGAAAGGGACTAGTCGGTCCGAAAAAATTCAAGAAGTGAAGATAACTGGAGGTGTATTTTGTGAAGCTTAAGCAACCGGCAATCAAGGCAGGCGTTTCAAACCGCCATCTTCATTTGAGTGCGGAAGATATCGAAAGACTCTTCGGCAAGGGTCATAAACTAACTCCTATAAAAGATCTCGGTCAACCCGGGCAGTACGCCTGTGATGAAAAAGTGATTCTTGTCGGTCCAAAGGGAGCAATCACGGGAGTAAGGGTACTGGGTCCCGCGAGAAAGGCCACTCAGATAGAGGTATCGAGAACCGACGCTTTTTCCCTGGGAATAAAGCCGCCCATAAAGGATTCCGGTGACCACACGGATACTCCCGGCCTGACGATTGTCGGTCCTAAAGGAACTGTCGTTCTTGATTCCGGAGTGATGCTCGCCAAGAGGCATATTCACATGACACCCGAGGACGCCAGGGTATATGGAGTAGAGGACAAGGAGATAGTAATGGTTTACGCCGAGGGTGCCGGAACGCGAAGAGTGATCTTCGACGACGTTCTTGTTAGAGTGCACTCGAGTTACGCTCTGGAATTCCATGTCGATGTGGATGAAGCAAATGCTGTAATACTGAACAACAACGATCCAGTATTCATTATTGAGGAGTTATAGTGGTCTATCTTGGGACGAGCGGCTACTCATTTCCCGACTGGGTGGGAACGGCTTACCCTTCAGGGATCAGCTCTTCCCAGATGCTTAGATACTACCATTCAGTATGGAGATTCAACTCTGTTGAACTGAATTTCACATATTATCGGATGCCATCTATCAAGACAATCACTGGCATCCTAAGGAAGATACCCGGAGAGATGACATTTGCAGTCAAAGCACCGGGACAGGCGACGCATGATCTATGGAAGGGCGATTCCGGAGAGTTGAGAAAAGTATCCGGTGAATTCTACCAGGCTCTTCAACCCATGCGGGAGGAGGGTAGGCTGGGGCCGGTACTCTTCCAGTTCCCGTGGTCGTTCAAATTCAATGAGAGAAACAGGGAGTATATTGAAGAGATCGCCGGATCTTTCGACCCTGATAGTAATCTCCTGGCCTTCGAATTCAGACACGATAGCTGGGCAAATGAAGCGGCCTTCGAAGCGGTCGAGGAGGCGGGCGGAATACCTGTAACCGTTGACGAACCGATTATCGGCGGCTTGTTTCCTTATATACCCAGGGCAGGTCTTAGGGGTGCTTACTTCCGCTTTCACGGAAGAAATCCCGACTGGTTCAACAGCAACGGAAGTGAACGATACAATTACGATTACTCGGAAGATGACTTGAGAAGTTTTGCCATCGATGTGCTAGAATTTCATAAACGCGATCTACCTGTCTTTGTTTTCTTTAATAATTGCTACATGGGAAGAGCAGTACACAACGCTCTTCTTCTGAAAGACCTGTTAGGAGGTGCCTGAATTAACAATGACTTTTCCTGATTACATAAATGTGGTTCTGAGGATGATAGCCGAGGGAAACGAGAGTCATGAGATTTACGAGCAGCTGCAGAAGCTTGGATTGAGAGAAGTAGAGATTACTGAAGTATACAACGCGGTGATCGGAATGATCACATCGGGTTCGGAATCGACGGAGATTATTCTCGATGGCGATTACAACCCAAGAAAGAGAGTCTTTCTAGAAGAAGAACTCAAGGCGATCATGACCGTTCCCGGTCTTTACAAATCGCTTCTATGGGGCGACATCACTCCTGGGGATTTCGAAAGGACTCTATCCGATTTCTCAGCCAATAACTAGAAAAAACCCGCCTGAAAGGCGGGCTTTTCTTATACGATCCATTTTGCAACGGGTATGAAGTATCTGTCAGGCAGTTTTTGAGGGTTCGGGATCACTCTGATTGTGTACGCCAGATTACCCTCTTCGGCTACGACGAATTTCCCGCCGTATACGTATTCGCCGTGGACGTCCTCTTTAATCAGCTTCATTGGATAGAGACTGAAGCTGTCCATCTCACCTTCGTCATTCATCTTCGCCACGAAAATCTCAGCTTGAACCTCAGATGGGTCTAGAGTTCCGAGGTAGATGTTTGCCGAGAGTGCGATCTCCTGCCCGACCTTAATCGATTTTGCAGAAGACTCGGCCTGCACATTGGGCTTTATTCTTATAGCATTCCAGCTGGCACTGAACTTGTCTTTCCAGACTGCAACGCTCTTCGCAAGTTTGTAACCGTCTCTCTCGGCCTCTACAGACAGGTCGGCGGCGGGGAAATAGAGGTCGGTGGCATACTCTGCAATCATCCTGTGAGTATTGAATCTGCTGCCGATTTCCTTGATGGAGCTCTTCATCTTCTTCGCCCAGTCCCTAGCTACGCCTTCCTCATCTCTCGAGTAGTAAAGAGGGATTATCTCCTTCTCAAGCGTGCTGTAGATCGACACAGAGTCTATCCTGTCCTGAAGTTCGTGGTCTCTGTAGTCTCTGTTATCGCCGATAGCCCAGCCGTTTTCTCCGTTGAAACCTTCCACCCACCAGCCATCGAGGACGCTGAAGTTAAGAACTCCATTCATTCCGGCTTTTTCACCGCTCGTTCCGCTCGCTTCGTGGGGTCTTCTAGGTGTATTTAGCCAGATATCCACACCGCTTACCAAGTGTCGAGCGATATTCATGTCGTAATTTTCGACTATTATCACCCGGCTTTTGAATTCCGGTGTTCTGGAGATCTCATACAATTTCCTTATCAGTTCTTTTCCAGGATCGTCTGCCGGATGGGCCTTACCTGCGAAAACAAATTGAACCGGTCTTTCGGAGTTCGCGATTATCGACTTCAGTCTGTTAATGTCTTTGAAGATCAGCGTTGCGCGCTTGTATGTGGCAAATCTCCTTGCAAATCCAATAGTGAGAACATCTTCAGGCAGGGCTTCCTCGACCTCCAGAAGGTCTTCTATGGTCTCGCCCAGTCTCATCCTCTGTCTCTTTAACCTTCCCTGCAGAAAGCCTCTTGCTCTGGATTTCAGTGACATGTGTAGCTCCCAGATCTCGCTCTCCGGTATCTTGTCGACCCCTTCCCAGATCTCCGGGTCATAGACTCTCTCATGCCAGCCTTCGGGAAGGTACTTGTCCAGCAACTCGACCAGGTTCGGGTTCAGCCAAGTCCAGATGTGCACTCCGTTTGTCACATGAGTTATCGGAACCTCTACCGCGGGCAGATCCGGGTAGATGTGATTCCAAAGATTCCTGCTGACTCTTCCATGAAGCTGGCTGACTCCATTAGCAAGAGCAGAAAGCCTGAGCGCAAGGACCGTCATGCTGAAGTGCTGCCCGCCGCCCTGGAGTTTTTCGATGCCGAGGTTCAAGAATTCATCCCTATCGGCGTGCATCTTACTCCAGAAATCGCGGAAGTACTTGTCAATCATATCAAGGGTAAACGTATCATTACCGGCAGGCACCGGCGTATGTGTTGTGAAGACGTTGCCGGATTTTACAATCATCGATGCGGTCGAAAACTCTATCGAATTCTTCTGGACCAGTTCTCTAATTCTCTCGAGGGACAAGAAAGCCGCATGGCCTTCATTCATATGCCATGCATTTGGCGAGTAACCCAGCATTCTAAGGGCCCTCACTCCGCCGATGCCGAGAAGAATCTCCTGCTGTATCCTGGTTTCACGATCGCCTCCATAGAGCGTACCGGTAATCTTTCGGTCTTCGGGTTCATTTTGAGGAATGTCCGTGTCCAATAGATAAAGAGATGTCCTGCCGATTTCGGCCTTCCAGATCTTCGCCCATACCTTTCTCCCCGGAAAGTCTATGTTAACGAAAACCTCATCTCCGGCCTTATCTAGTGCAGGAACTACGGGAAAATCCTCAAACTCGTAGGAGTGATAAATGTTTTGCTGCCAACCAGACTCGTCGATTCTCTGTTCGAAGTATCCGTTCCTGTATAGAAGTCCTACAGCAACGAAATTAAGTCCCATGTCGCTGGCCGTTTTCAGGTGGTCTCCGGCCAGAATGCCGAGGCCTCCAGAATAAATTGGAAATGATTCGTGAAATCCATACTCCGCGCAGAAATAAGCAATGCACTGCTCCTTTCTGTCCGGGTGTTCCCTCTCCATCCACGTGTCTTTTCCACCCATGTATTTATCGAACTCTTTTACGGTGTTCTCATACATCTTGATAAACTCTTTGTCTTCTGCCAGCTCATACAATCTAGTCTGGCGTACCCTGCGGAGAAGCCTTACGGGGCTTCGCTTTTCCTGATACCACATCTCTGGGTCTATGTATTTGAACATCTGTTGAGCATGGTAATTCCAGCTCCACCATAGGTTCTTTGACAGTTCTTCGAGTCTGCTCAGCTTCTCTGGCAATCTCGGTACCGCCATGACTCTTTCGAGGAAGTACATCAGAATAACCTCCTATTTTGGCATCTATGTACAATTATACCTTTTCATACGCTACTGTGCTTTCTTATGATGCTCTCACTCGTCTTTGCTAGCTCTTTCGCCGTCTAACAAAAAAAGGGAGCTCAGCTCCCTCTATTCTATTTCACGATACTTTCGATTTTTATGGTCTTTTACGGATACCTCTTTTCTTGTCGAGTCTTCTCTTAAAGGCGGAGATCTTTTCGCCGCTATCCCTCATGAACTTGGCCAGTTTCTTTTCGAAGTCTTGACTTGACGGTCCTTCATCAGAGCCTTTGCTCTTCAAATCCTTGATCGAGAGCTCCCACTTTCCGTCCTTTGTCGTCCCAAGAACCTTTGCCTCTACTTTCTGACCAACTTTGAGATAGTCTTCAATGTTCTTCACGTACTCTCTTGCCACTTTGGAAATATGAATGAACCCTTCCTCGCCGCTTTCAAGATTTACGTACGCTCCGAATTTCTTGACAGAAGTTACATTACCCTCAACAACGGTACCCACTTTCACACTCACATGACTAACCTCCAATTGACTATATACTTGAGGGAGCGCAAAGCGCTAACTCAGTAATTGTCTCCGTATTTGTTTCTGAACTTCTGAACTCTTCCTTCAGTGTCGAGAATCATTGAAGATGCGTCTCCACGGAAGTAGGGATGGCAGCTCGAACAAAGGTCAACCTTTATGGTGTCCTTGGTAGAATAAAACTTGTGTTCTGCGCCACAGGTACACTTTACAGTAATCAGTTTCATCTCTGGGTGCATCTCTTTTTTCATCGGGGCTTCACCTCTTCCTGTTGTAATTTGCACAAAACTCATTATATCATAGAGAGGAAAGCGTGTCAAAGACTTACTTGTGGCAAACGCTAGCACAGATGGGAGAATAGTGATGATTAATGACATACAAAACCATTTGAAAGAAGCTGCTTCTTCGGAGGGCTTCTACAGTTATTACGGAAAGAGAAAGGAAAGCCTTCGAAGGCTTTCCAGTGGTCTCCGAAAGAATCCCGTTAGCAGTGCGATAATCGAGAAGGTCACGAAGATGATCCCCGGCCTCACAAGCCTATCCTATGAAGAAATCGAGTTTT
This window of the Mesotoga sp. BH458_6_3_2_1 genome carries:
- a CDS encoding DUF4911 domain-containing protein; this encodes MNKTVEYDLFVRIRPEDIHVLCYIAEAEDNLMNIRHVTDEGLLKIIVPADLLDEVKSFLKSIRNRIDLEVVEIRANPGHT
- a CDS encoding YqeG family HAD IIIA-type phosphatase, with the protein product MRILDILDSAVPNDKAENVREVDYERLQKLGYNTILFDYDNTIAVWREPFDMRNKPVIDNLISSGMKVGVVTNGPQSRVKNLKDLFGEELKVYHSMRKPGTKELRKVLSDMKSRPEKTVIIGDLFFTDIIAGNRMGMYSILVAPLVDISQKWYKRLLGKITIAAYLVFFFTIGWVFRLGRLATPHLFANSVMDIDFDSLKESGHRLVIFDFDNTLESWGASTVSKEKRLLLNRVERLGLNILLISNGKADRLGKIDEELDTIKVISRARKPLTFKSKRVLKDYGVPPYKTVVVGDQLFTDIIMGNLLGAYTVKVEPISEKEFFWTKLVRRVERILLSKMRKHPEVEALDK
- a CDS encoding GTPase, encoding MKCNGCGVELQHEDPAGLGYISESVMESRFNSGKEILCRRCFLMKHYSSLPEGNMVAHSLENMKEYLRLAHDVIYVIDISDFDGTFRRDITDLLKDHSVHYILNKIDLLPREVKVDEMRDWASGILKAPVSRVRPVSVLGQYGLNSLFAYLKSSACEYVSVGVTNVGKSSLLNGLMRSEKITVSRFPGTTVEVTSRTLYNSSVTIYDTPGIFTEDRLTDLLSVEDQSRFLPRKKLVRSTFQFHEARTVFLSGFVRIDAKNETDPVGILHTFVPESVSVHETNSNTGVEEWDRWFGGILKPPFSSSARSEYKWKSEKFRLRTGQELHICGLGWINVAKGPITLVLTTPESVTLKVRKGLVGPKKFKK
- the pduL gene encoding phosphate propanoyltransferase, producing the protein MKLKQPAIKAGVSNRHLHLSAEDIERLFGKGHKLTPIKDLGQPGQYACDEKVILVGPKGAITGVRVLGPARKATQIEVSRTDAFSLGIKPPIKDSGDHTDTPGLTIVGPKGTVVLDSGVMLAKRHIHMTPEDARVYGVEDKEIVMVYAEGAGTRRVIFDDVLVRVHSSYALEFHVDVDEANAVILNNNDPVFIIEEL
- a CDS encoding DUF72 domain-containing protein; this encodes MVYLGTSGYSFPDWVGTAYPSGISSSQMLRYYHSVWRFNSVELNFTYYRMPSIKTITGILRKIPGEMTFAVKAPGQATHDLWKGDSGELRKVSGEFYQALQPMREEGRLGPVLFQFPWSFKFNERNREYIEEIAGSFDPDSNLLAFEFRHDSWANEAAFEAVEEAGGIPVTVDEPIIGGLFPYIPRAGLRGAYFRFHGRNPDWFNSNGSERYNYDYSEDDLRSFAIDVLEFHKRDLPVFVFFNNCYMGRAVHNALLLKDLLGGA
- the glgP gene encoding alpha-glucan family phosphorylase, with translation MYFLERVMAVPRLPEKLSRLEELSKNLWWSWNYHAQQMFKYIDPEMWYQEKRSPVRLLRRVRQTRLYELAEDKEFIKMYENTVKEFDKYMGGKDTWMEREHPDRKEQCIAYFCAEYGFHESFPIYSGGLGILAGDHLKTASDMGLNFVAVGLLYRNGYFEQRIDESGWQQNIYHSYEFEDFPVVPALDKAGDEVFVNIDFPGRKVWAKIWKAEIGRTSLYLLDTDIPQNEPEDRKITGTLYGGDRETRIQQEILLGIGGVRALRMLGYSPNAWHMNEGHAAFLSLERIRELVQKNSIEFSTASMIVKSGNVFTTHTPVPAGNDTFTLDMIDKYFRDFWSKMHADRDEFLNLGIEKLQGGGQHFSMTVLALRLSALANGVSQLHGRVSRNLWNHIYPDLPAVEVPITHVTNGVHIWTWLNPNLVELLDKYLPEGWHERVYDPEIWEGVDKIPESEIWELHMSLKSRARGFLQGRLKRQRMRLGETIEDLLEVEEALPEDVLTIGFARRFATYKRATLIFKDINRLKSIIANSERPVQFVFAGKAHPADDPGKELIRKLYEISRTPEFKSRVIIVENYDMNIARHLVSGVDIWLNTPRRPHEASGTSGEKAGMNGVLNFSVLDGWWVEGFNGENGWAIGDNRDYRDHELQDRIDSVSIYSTLEKEIIPLYYSRDEEGVARDWAKKMKSSIKEIGSRFNTHRMIAEYATDLYFPAADLSVEAERDGYKLAKSVAVWKDKFSASWNAIRIKPNVQAESSAKSIKVGQEIALSANIYLGTLDPSEVQAEIFVAKMNDEGEMDSFSLYPMKLIKEDVHGEYVYGGKFVVAEEGNLAYTIRVIPNPQKLPDRYFIPVAKWIV
- a CDS encoding S1 RNA-binding domain-containing protein, with the translated sequence MSVKVGTVVEGNVTSVKKFGAYVNLESGEEGFIHISKVAREYVKNIEDYLKVGQKVEAKVLGTTKDGKWELSIKDLKSKGSDEGPSSQDFEKKLAKFMRDSGEKISAFKRRLDKKRGIRKRP
- the rpmE gene encoding 50S ribosomal protein L31 — protein: MKKEMHPEMKLITVKCTCGAEHKFYSTKDTIKVDLCSSCHPYFRGDASSMILDTEGRVQKFRNKYGDNY